From Juglans regia cultivar Chandler chromosome 8, Walnut 2.0, whole genome shotgun sequence, the proteins below share one genomic window:
- the LOC109001154 gene encoding cyclin-D3-1-like isoform X2 — protein MAPSFDSAVSSLLCSEDNSFFDDNDYGAAEECEATWRHRNNRNHNQDRGFVDRDGLPLQSDEYLASMLEKECQHLPAADYLKRLRSGDLDLGARRRTVDWIFKVHAHFGFGPLCAYLSINYLDRFLSAYEFPSKPWTVQLLAVACLSLAAKVEETDVPLALDLQVGEAKFVFEARTIQRMELLVLSTLRWRMQAVTPFSFIDYFLCKINGDQTQLQTSISRSIELILSTIKGIDFVEFRPSEVAAAVAIALAEEIQTVDNEAATSLLSQHVEKEKVLECVKMIRDFSLIDGSVNDTTTSILSVPHSPSGVLDAARLSYKSDEVAVGSCANSSHNSPDAKRRKLNRTFEVEL, from the exons ATGGCACCCAGTTTTGACTCTGCAGTTTCAAGCCTTCTTTGTTCGGAAGACAACAGCTTTTTCGATGATAACGATTATGGTGCCGCGGAGGAGTGTGAGGCCACGTGGCGCCATCGGAATAATCGAAACCATAATCAAGACCGGGGCTTTGTTGATCGCGATGGATTGCCGCTGCAGAGTGATGAGTATTTGGCTTCGATGCTTGAAAAGGAATGCCAGCATTTGCCTGCTGCCGATTACTTGAAGAGGCTTCGAAGCGGGGATTTGGACTTGGGGGCAAGAAGACGGACCGTTGATTGGATTTTTAAG GTTCACGCCCATTTCGGTTTTGGACCTCTGTGTGCATATTTATCCATAAACTACTTGGATCGTTTCCTTTCTGCTTATGAATTTCCT AGCAAACCTTGGACAGTGCAATTATTGGCCGTGGCATGTTTATCTCTTGCAGCCAAAGTGGAGGAGACCGACGTTCCTCTAGCTCTAGACTTGCAG GTGGGCGAAGCAAAATTTGTGTTCGAAGCTAGAACAATTCAAAGGATGGAACTTCTGGTTTTGAGTACCTTGAGGTGGAGAATGCAAGCGGTTACCCCTTTCTCATTCATAGACTACTTCCTTTGCAAGATCAATGGCGACCAAACCCAACTTCAAACATCAATCTCGAGATCAATCGAACTCATATTAAGCACAATAAAAG GGATTGATTTCGTGGAGTTCAGGCCTTCAGAGGTTGCAGCAGCAGTGGCAATAGCTCTTGCAGAAGAAATCCAAACAGTAGACAATGAGGCAGCAACTTCTCTTCTCAGTCAACATGTAGAGAAG GAGAAAGTGCTCGAGTGTGTTAAGATGATTCGTGATTTCTCATTAATTGATGGATCTGTTAACGACACGACTACTTCTATCCTCTCTGTACCCCATAGCCCTAGTGGGGTGTTGGATGCTGCACGCTTGAGCTATAAAAGTGATGAGGTTGCAGTTGGTTCATGTGCAAATTCTTCACACAATAGCCCAGATGCTAAAAGGAGGAAGCTAAACAGAACCTTTGAAGTGGAGCTATGA
- the LOC109001154 gene encoding cyclin-D3-1-like isoform X1, which yields MAPSFDSAVSSLLCSEDNSFFDDNDYGAAEECEATWRHRNNRNHNQDRGFVDRDGLPLQSDEYLASMLEKECQHLPAADYLKRLRSGDLDLGARRRTVDWIFKVHAHFGFGPLCAYLSINYLDRFLSAYEFPQSKPWTVQLLAVACLSLAAKVEETDVPLALDLQVGEAKFVFEARTIQRMELLVLSTLRWRMQAVTPFSFIDYFLCKINGDQTQLQTSISRSIELILSTIKGIDFVEFRPSEVAAAVAIALAEEIQTVDNEAATSLLSQHVEKEKVLECVKMIRDFSLIDGSVNDTTTSILSVPHSPSGVLDAARLSYKSDEVAVGSCANSSHNSPDAKRRKLNRTFEVEL from the exons ATGGCACCCAGTTTTGACTCTGCAGTTTCAAGCCTTCTTTGTTCGGAAGACAACAGCTTTTTCGATGATAACGATTATGGTGCCGCGGAGGAGTGTGAGGCCACGTGGCGCCATCGGAATAATCGAAACCATAATCAAGACCGGGGCTTTGTTGATCGCGATGGATTGCCGCTGCAGAGTGATGAGTATTTGGCTTCGATGCTTGAAAAGGAATGCCAGCATTTGCCTGCTGCCGATTACTTGAAGAGGCTTCGAAGCGGGGATTTGGACTTGGGGGCAAGAAGACGGACCGTTGATTGGATTTTTAAG GTTCACGCCCATTTCGGTTTTGGACCTCTGTGTGCATATTTATCCATAAACTACTTGGATCGTTTCCTTTCTGCTTATGAATTTCCT CAGAGCAAACCTTGGACAGTGCAATTATTGGCCGTGGCATGTTTATCTCTTGCAGCCAAAGTGGAGGAGACCGACGTTCCTCTAGCTCTAGACTTGCAG GTGGGCGAAGCAAAATTTGTGTTCGAAGCTAGAACAATTCAAAGGATGGAACTTCTGGTTTTGAGTACCTTGAGGTGGAGAATGCAAGCGGTTACCCCTTTCTCATTCATAGACTACTTCCTTTGCAAGATCAATGGCGACCAAACCCAACTTCAAACATCAATCTCGAGATCAATCGAACTCATATTAAGCACAATAAAAG GGATTGATTTCGTGGAGTTCAGGCCTTCAGAGGTTGCAGCAGCAGTGGCAATAGCTCTTGCAGAAGAAATCCAAACAGTAGACAATGAGGCAGCAACTTCTCTTCTCAGTCAACATGTAGAGAAG GAGAAAGTGCTCGAGTGTGTTAAGATGATTCGTGATTTCTCATTAATTGATGGATCTGTTAACGACACGACTACTTCTATCCTCTCTGTACCCCATAGCCCTAGTGGGGTGTTGGATGCTGCACGCTTGAGCTATAAAAGTGATGAGGTTGCAGTTGGTTCATGTGCAAATTCTTCACACAATAGCCCAGATGCTAAAAGGAGGAAGCTAAACAGAACCTTTGAAGTGGAGCTATGA
- the LOC109001155 gene encoding 14-3-3-like protein B, translating into MASTIPENLTRDQYVFLAKLSEQAERYEEMVQFMQKLVLGSTPASELSVEERNLLSVAYKNVIGSLRAAWRIVSSIEQKEEGRKNEEHVTLVKDYRSKVESELSQVCDSILGLLDSNLVPSASSSESKVFYLKMKGDYHRYLAEFKSGDERKAAAEDTMLSYKAAQDVAAADLAPTHPIRLGLALNFSVFYFEILNQSDKACNMAKQAFEEAIAELDTLGEESYKDSTLIMQLLRDNLTLWTSDAQDQLDEP; encoded by the exons ATGGCTTCGACGATTCCCGAAAACCTTACGCGAGACCAGTACGTGTTTCTGGCGAAGCTGTCCGAGCAAGCCGAGCGTTATGAGGAAATGGTCCAGTTCATGCAGAAGCTGGTGCTCGGCTCGACACCGGCATCGGAGCTCTCCGTTGAAGAGCGGAACCTGCTCTCTGTGGCCTACAAGAACGTCATCGGCTCTCTCCGAGCCGCGTGGCGTATCGTCTCCTCGATAGAGCAGAAAGAGGAGGGGCGGAAGAACGAGGAACACGTTACCCTAGTCAAAGACTATAGATCCAAGGTTGAGTCCGAGCTCTCCCAGGTCTGCGACAGCATTCTTGGGCTCCTCGACTCCAATCTCGTGCCCTCGGCCTCCTCCAGCGAGTCCAAGGTCTTCTATTTGAAGATGAAGGGGGATTACCATCGCTACTTGGCCGAGTTCAAGTCCGGGGATGAGAGGAAAGCCGCTGCCGAGGATACCATGCTCTCGTACAAGGCTGCTCAG GATGTTGCGGCCGCAGATCTTGCTCCAACGCATCCGATCAGGTTGGGTCTAGCGCTCAATTTCTCTGTTTTCTACTTCGAGATTCTCAATCAGTCAGATAAAGCGTGTAACATGGCTAAACAG GCATTTGAGGAGGCCATTGCTGAGCTAGACACTTTGGGAGAAGAATCATACAAGGACAGCACTCTCATTATGCAACTTTTAAGGGACAACCTAACACTTTGGACTTCTGATGCACAG GACCAGTTAGACGAGCCATAG